In Gossypium hirsutum isolate 1008001.06 chromosome D06, Gossypium_hirsutum_v2.1, whole genome shotgun sequence, one genomic interval encodes:
- the LOC107895343 gene encoding serine/threonine protein phosphatase 2A 55 kDa regulatory subunit B beta isoform, with protein MNNGGAEAAVAPVGGPQPLEWKFSQVFGERTAGEEIQDVDIISAIEFNRTGDHLATGDRGGRVVLFERTDTQDHVGHRRDLEKMDYPINRHPLFRYKTEFQSHEPEFDYLKSLEIEEKINKIRWCQSAYGALSLLSTNDKTIKFWKVQEKQVKKVCDLNVDSTKAMGNDPIVGSSISTSSKQYMANGGCTSNDFSLLSGGLPSLRLPMVTTLETNLMARCRRIYSHAHDYHINSISNNSDGETFISADDLRINLWNLEISNQSFNIVDVKPANMEDLTEVITSAEFHPIHCNMLAYSSSKGSIRLIDMRQSALCDTHSKLFEEQEAPGSRSFFTDIIASISDIKFAKDGRHILSRDYLTLKLWDINMDSGPVATFQVHEYLRPKLCDLYENDSIFDKFECCLSGDGLRVATGSYSNLFRVFGCSEGSKEATTLEANKNPMRRQGLTASRPSRSLGSPSGVVRRGKGADNSAVDANGNTFDFTTKLLHLAWHPTENSIACAASNSLYMYYA; from the exons TTGATATCATCTCCGCTATTGAATTTAATAGAACTGGGGATCACCTTGCTACCGGAGATCGAGGAGGTCGGGTGGTTTTGTTTGAAAGGACAGACACTCAAGAT CATGTTGGGCATCGGAGAGATCTAGAGAAGATGGATTATCCAATTAATAGGCACCCTTTATTTCGCTATAAAACAGAGTTTCAGAGCCATGAACCTGAG TTTGACTATCTCAAGAGCTTGGAAATTGAGgagaaaattaacaaaattaggtGGTGCCAGTCGGCTTATGGTGCTCTTTCTCTTTTGTCGACAAATGACAAAACAATCAAGTTCTGGAAG GTACAAGAGAAGCAGGTAAAAAAAGTATGTGACTTGAATGTGGATTCCACCAAAGCCATGGGAAATGATCCTATTGTTGGTTCAAGTATATCAACAAGCTCCAAACAATACATGGCAAATGGAGGATGCACAAGCAATGACTTTTCATTGCTAAGTGGGGGTTTGCCATCTTTGCGTTTGCCTATG GTAACTACTCTTGAGACAAACCTTATGGCCAGATGTCGAAGAATATATTCTCATGCGCATGACTATCATATTAATTCCATATCCAATAACAG TGATGGTGAAACTTTTATTTCGGCTGATGACCTGAGAATTAATCTCTGGAACCTGGAAATTAGCAACCAAAGTTTTAACATTGTTGATGTGAAACCTGCAAACATGGAGGATTTGACTG AGGTGATAACTTCGGCAGAATTTCATCCTATACACTGTAATATGTTAGCTTACAGTAGTTCAAAAGGTTCAATTCGTCTTATTGATATGCGACAGTCTGCATTGTGTGATACCCACAGTAAATT GTTTGAGGAACAAGAAGCTCCAGGCTCCAGGTCTTTTTTCACAGATATCATAGCATCAATCTCAGACATCAAGTTTGCCAAGGATGGAAGACACATACTAAGTCGTGACTACTTGACCCTTAAG CTGTGGGACATAAATATGGATTCTGGTCCAGTTGCAACCTTCCAAGTTCATGAATACCTTAGGCCTAAG CTTTGTGATTTGTATGAAAATGATTCCATCTTTGATAAATTTGAGTGTTGTCTAAGTGGAGATGGACTTCGAGTGGCTACTGGTTCCTACAG CAATCTGTTTCGGGTGTTTGGTTGTTCTGAAGGTAGCAAGGAAGCAACAACACTAGAAGCCAACAAAAACCCCATGAG aAGACAAGGTCTGACAGCATCAAGACCTTCAAGATCTCTTGGTAGTCCTTCTGGTGTTGTTAGACGAG GGAAAGGAGCAGATAACTCAGCAGTTGATGCAAATGGAAATACTTTTGATTTCACAACAAAGTTGCTACACCTAGCATGGCATCCAACTGAAAACTCCATCGCTTGTGCCGCATCAAACAGTCTATACATGTACTATGCGTGA